A window of the Bradyrhizobium ottawaense genome harbors these coding sequences:
- a CDS encoding sulfite exporter TauE/SafE family protein translates to MISTTQSLLGLASGLLVGFSLGLVGGGGSILAVPLMVYVVGVPEPHVAIGTSAIAVATNAAINLSNHARGGTVIWSCALVFAAAGIVGAFGGSILGKMVEGQKLLALFALIMLVIAMLMLKTRSRIGLPDVKISMSNMPAIVGLGLATGTMSGFFGIGGGFLIVPALMLATGMPIMNAVSSSLVAVTAFGMTTAASYAWSGLVSWALAGLFVAGGILGGLAGTRSARHLAERRGALNIVFAVVIIAVALYMLARNISLL, encoded by the coding sequence ATAATCTCCACGACGCAAAGCCTGCTTGGACTGGCATCGGGCCTGCTGGTCGGGTTCTCGCTCGGTCTGGTCGGCGGCGGCGGCTCGATTCTCGCCGTGCCGCTGATGGTCTATGTGGTCGGCGTGCCCGAACCCCATGTCGCGATCGGCACCAGCGCCATCGCGGTCGCCACCAACGCTGCAATCAACCTCTCCAACCACGCGCGCGGCGGCACCGTGATCTGGTCCTGCGCGCTGGTGTTTGCCGCGGCCGGCATCGTCGGCGCCTTCGGCGGTTCGATCCTCGGCAAGATGGTCGAGGGCCAGAAGCTGCTGGCGCTGTTCGCGCTGATCATGCTGGTCATCGCCATGCTGATGCTGAAGACGCGGTCGCGGATCGGGCTGCCCGACGTCAAGATCTCGATGTCCAACATGCCGGCCATCGTCGGGCTTGGCCTGGCGACCGGCACGATGTCCGGCTTCTTCGGCATCGGCGGCGGCTTCCTGATCGTCCCGGCCTTGATGCTGGCGACGGGAATGCCGATCATGAATGCGGTCAGTTCCTCGCTGGTCGCCGTTACCGCGTTCGGCATGACCACGGCCGCCAGCTATGCCTGGTCCGGCCTGGTGTCATGGGCGCTGGCGGGATTGTTCGTGGCGGGCGGAATCCTGGGCGGTTTGGCCGGTACGCGCTCGGCGCGACACCTCGCGGAAAGGCGCGGTGCACTCAACATTGTGTTCGCGGTGGTCATTATTGCGGTGGCGCTCTATATGCTGGCGCGTAACATATCCCTGCTCTGA
- a CDS encoding LrgB family protein codes for MSENPFSLWVYLSQSPLLWLTVTLLTYAVADAVSLKTHRHPLANPVLHSMWIIGAFLLVTGTSYTTYFGGAQFVHFLLGPATVALAVPLYENRQVVAAAILPMLVALLVGSVTAIVSVVLLAEAVGLPRGIILSLAPKSVTAGVAMGISESLHADPSLTAVSVVLTGIMGAIIVTPLMNRTGITDFRARGFAVGLAAHGIGTARAFQVDAVAGVFAGIAMSLNALVTSLLVPLAVTLLVR; via the coding sequence ATGAGCGAAAATCCGTTCTCGCTGTGGGTCTACCTGTCGCAGTCGCCGCTGCTCTGGCTGACGGTGACGCTGTTGACCTATGCGGTGGCCGACGCGGTCTCGCTGAAAACCCACCGGCATCCGCTCGCCAATCCGGTGCTGCATTCGATGTGGATCATCGGCGCCTTTCTGCTCGTCACCGGCACCTCCTACACCACCTATTTCGGCGGTGCGCAGTTCGTGCACTTCCTGCTCGGGCCGGCCACCGTGGCGCTGGCGGTGCCGCTCTATGAAAACCGTCAAGTCGTCGCGGCGGCGATCCTGCCGATGCTGGTGGCGCTGCTGGTCGGCTCGGTCACCGCGATCGTCTCGGTGGTGCTGCTGGCAGAAGCCGTCGGCCTGCCGCGCGGGATCATCCTGTCGCTGGCGCCGAAATCGGTCACCGCGGGTGTCGCGATGGGCATCAGCGAATCCCTGCATGCGGATCCTTCGCTGACCGCGGTCTCGGTGGTGCTGACCGGCATCATGGGCGCGATCATCGTGACGCCGCTGATGAACCGGACCGGCATCACCGATTTCCGCGCCCGCGGCTTCGCGGTCGGCCTCGCCGCCCATGGCATCGGCACCGCGCGCGCCTTCCAGGTCGACGCGGTGGCCGGCGTGTTCGCCGGCATCGCCATGAGCCTGAATGCGCTGGTGACGTCGCTGCTGGTGCCGCTCGCGGTGACATTATTGGTGCGCTGA
- a CDS encoding CidA/LrgA family protein, whose protein sequence is MIASLSLILLCQLTGEVMVRGLGLPMPGPVVGLIILLLLLLARDRFAMLARGPLQGDGVEGASRGLLAHLSLLFIPAGVGVVQKLDLLAEHGVAILLILAVSVVITLLVTVATFLVASRLMTRGQETP, encoded by the coding sequence ATGATTGCCAGCCTCAGCCTGATCCTGCTCTGCCAATTGACCGGTGAAGTCATGGTCCGCGGGCTCGGCCTGCCGATGCCGGGACCGGTGGTCGGGCTGATCATCCTGCTGCTGCTCCTGCTGGCGCGGGACCGCTTCGCCATGCTGGCGCGCGGACCGCTGCAGGGCGACGGCGTCGAGGGGGCCAGCCGCGGGCTGCTGGCGCATCTGTCGCTGCTGTTCATCCCCGCCGGCGTCGGCGTGGTGCAGAAGCTCGACCTGCTCGCCGAACACGGCGTCGCCATCCTGTTGATCCTCGCGGTCTCCGTCGTGATCACCCTGCTGGTGACAGTCGCGACCTTCCTGGTCGCGAGCCGGCTGATGACGCGCGGACAGGAAACGCCATGA
- a CDS encoding PaaI family thioesterase translates to MSQFQPKNPDFRRVATDTFERQCAMRTLGMSIARMEPGEVDLAMEYAAEFTQQNGFVHGGIVTAGLDGACGIAAFTLMPAGFDILTVEFKTNLLAPARGERFVFRGTVVKPGRTLTVCEGRAYAIHDGAETLIATMSATMMALPRREAASAPERAHAPA, encoded by the coding sequence ATGTCACAATTCCAGCCGAAAAATCCGGACTTCCGCCGCGTCGCGACCGACACCTTCGAGCGGCAGTGCGCGATGCGGACGCTCGGCATGTCGATCGCGCGGATGGAGCCGGGCGAGGTCGACCTTGCGATGGAATACGCAGCCGAATTCACCCAGCAGAACGGCTTCGTGCATGGCGGGATCGTTACCGCGGGGCTCGACGGCGCCTGCGGCATCGCCGCGTTCACGCTGATGCCGGCCGGCTTCGATATCCTGACCGTGGAGTTCAAGACCAACCTGCTGGCGCCCGCGCGCGGCGAGCGCTTCGTCTTCCGCGGCACCGTGGTCAAGCCCGGCCGCACGCTGACGGTATGCGAAGGCCGCGCCTATGCGATCCATGACGGCGCCGAAACCCTGATCGCGACCATGAGCGCCACGATGATGGCGTTGCCGCGCCGCGAGGCCGCGTCCGCGCCGGAGAGGGCCCACGCACCGGCCTGA
- a CDS encoding TetR/AcrR family transcriptional regulator codes for MTGSRADTRTETRTVTWIEAGFAEIARSGVEGVRVEVLAKNLGVTKGGFYRRFRDRAALLEAMLESWREGRIAAIEQQTSLDGTNARERLKALIALYSERMNTEGMGIELAIRQWARSDEVAATAVAGVDAARLKNVGQLYRATGLKAEEADAQAFLFYCFIFGQSLLFLERGPRKRAQLVAKSAEKLIEEDSA; via the coding sequence ATGACCGGCAGCAGGGCCGATACGCGGACGGAGACGCGGACAGTGACTTGGATCGAGGCCGGTTTTGCCGAAATCGCCCGCTCCGGCGTCGAGGGCGTGCGGGTGGAGGTGCTGGCGAAAAACCTCGGCGTCACCAAAGGCGGCTTCTATCGGCGCTTCCGCGACCGCGCGGCGCTGCTCGAAGCCATGCTGGAAAGCTGGCGCGAGGGGCGCATCGCCGCGATCGAACAGCAGACCAGCCTCGACGGCACCAACGCGCGCGAACGGCTGAAGGCGCTGATCGCGCTCTATTCGGAGCGCATGAACACCGAAGGCATGGGGATCGAGCTCGCGATCCGGCAATGGGCCCGCTCCGACGAGGTGGCTGCCACGGCCGTCGCCGGGGTCGACGCCGCGCGCCTGAAGAATGTCGGGCAGCTCTATCGCGCCACCGGCCTGAAGGCTGAGGAAGCCGACGCGCAGGCGTTCCTGTTCTACTGCTTCATCTTCGGCCAGAGCCTGCTGTTCCTCGAGCGGGGCCCGCGCAAGCGCGCGCAGCTGGTGGCGAAGTCCGCCGAGAAGCTGATCGAGGAAGACAGCGCATGA
- a CDS encoding PsiF family protein, with translation MTKISAFATATAVASLLLMGAASAQTTAPAKTEAPKADTKAPAEKKAEKPRTAASLECSKEADAKGLKGKERKKFRSECKATAAKADKPAAK, from the coding sequence ATGACCAAGATTTCTGCCTTTGCCACCGCGACCGCCGTCGCTTCGCTGCTGCTGATGGGCGCCGCCTCGGCACAGACCACCGCCCCCGCCAAGACCGAGGCACCCAAGGCCGACACCAAGGCGCCGGCGGAAAAGAAGGCCGAGAAGCCCCGCACCGCGGCCTCGCTCGAATGCTCGAAGGAAGCCGACGCCAAGGGCTTGAAAGGCAAGGAACGCAAGAAATTCCGTTCGGAATGCAAGGCCACCGCCGCCAAGGCCGACAAGCCGGCCGCGAAGTAG
- a CDS encoding AbrB family transcriptional regulator: MNLIPALKAVALPDRARLLSTLETLLIGATGGLLFLWAGLPGGLISGAMTAVGIAALAGRPLAVPPLLTQTVLVLLGISLGSLVSRQLIQHVSSYPLTIGLLALATFCSTFGSSLYLQRVHGWDSTSALLAGSPGALSQITILAVEKGADVAGIAVVQTMRVIILTAALPLLVALSGISAQPSPVFGTATASPLELAALIAASVGVALLLRLAKFPASWMFGAMIASSVLHGTALIEGGLPNWIRNIALVGIGALIGSRFARMRISTLLKHVNAGLGSFAVAIVISAIFVAVIVLTTHVRFADVVVAFAPGAMDAMLALALTLHIDPIFVGAHHLSRFVFVSITTPGIVHLFGRPQEDVDD, encoded by the coding sequence GTGAACCTGATCCCCGCATTGAAGGCGGTCGCCCTTCCCGACCGCGCCAGACTGCTGTCGACCCTCGAGACGCTTTTGATCGGCGCGACGGGCGGTCTGCTGTTTTTGTGGGCAGGCCTGCCGGGCGGGCTGATCTCGGGCGCGATGACTGCGGTCGGCATCGCAGCACTGGCCGGACGGCCGCTCGCGGTGCCGCCGCTGCTGACCCAGACCGTGCTGGTGCTGCTCGGGATATCGCTGGGCTCGCTGGTGTCGCGGCAACTGATCCAGCATGTCAGCTCCTATCCGCTGACCATTGGGCTCCTCGCGCTCGCCACCTTCTGCTCGACCTTCGGCAGCAGTCTTTACCTGCAGCGCGTTCACGGCTGGGACTCGACCTCGGCGCTGCTGGCCGGCAGCCCGGGCGCGCTGTCGCAAATCACCATTCTCGCCGTCGAGAAGGGCGCGGATGTCGCCGGGATCGCCGTGGTGCAGACCATGCGCGTGATCATCCTGACCGCGGCGCTGCCGCTGCTGGTGGCGCTGAGCGGGATCTCGGCACAGCCCTCGCCGGTCTTCGGCACGGCCACCGCCTCGCCGCTCGAACTCGCCGCCCTGATCGCGGCTTCGGTCGGAGTAGCGCTGCTGCTGCGGCTGGCGAAATTTCCGGCGAGCTGGATGTTCGGCGCGATGATCGCCTCCAGCGTGCTGCACGGCACCGCGCTGATCGAGGGCGGCCTGCCGAACTGGATCCGCAACATAGCCCTGGTCGGCATCGGCGCCCTGATCGGCTCGCGCTTCGCGCGAATGCGAATCTCGACCCTGCTCAAGCATGTCAATGCCGGGCTCGGTTCGTTTGCGGTCGCGATCGTGATCTCGGCGATCTTCGTCGCCGTCATCGTGCTGACCACGCATGTCCGCTTCGCCGACGTCGTGGTGGCGTTCGCGCCGGGCGCGATGGACGCCATGCTGGCGCTGGCGCTGACCCTGCACATCGACCCGATCTTCGTCGGCGCCCATCACCTCTCCCGTTTCGTGTTCGTCTCGATCACGACCCCCGGCATCGTCCATCTGTTCGGACGGCCGCAGGAAGATGTCGACGATTGA
- a CDS encoding disulfide bond formation protein B, translating to MTSYATAHPSHPRLSANPALVAALAVALIAAATLAGAWFFQLVLGIVPCPLCLEQRYAYYLAVPLGLLVAFVASREAPRPVLLAGLALLVVAALANAWLGTYHAGVEWKFWQGPTDCTGPVGNFGSAGSLLDRLDTVKVIRCDEVQWRFLGLSLAGYNVLISLLMAAIAAWGLVSTKRA from the coding sequence GTGACATCCTATGCCACCGCACATCCGTCGCATCCGCGCCTTTCCGCCAATCCCGCGCTGGTGGCCGCGCTGGCGGTGGCGCTGATTGCCGCGGCGACCCTGGCGGGCGCCTGGTTCTTCCAACTGGTGCTCGGCATCGTGCCCTGTCCGCTCTGCCTCGAACAGCGCTACGCCTATTACCTGGCGGTCCCGCTCGGCCTTTTGGTCGCCTTCGTGGCCTCGCGCGAGGCGCCGCGCCCGGTGCTGCTGGCGGGTCTCGCTTTGCTCGTGGTCGCGGCGCTCGCCAATGCCTGGCTCGGCACCTACCACGCCGGTGTCGAATGGAAGTTCTGGCAGGGCCCCACCGATTGCACCGGCCCGGTCGGCAATTTCGGCAGCGCCGGCAGCCTGCTCGATCGCCTCGACACCGTGAAGGTGATCCGTTGCGACGAGGTGCAGTGGCGTTTTCTCGGCCTCTCGCTCGCCGGCTACAACGTGCTGATCTCGCTGCTGATGGCCGCGATCGCGGCGTGGGGCCTGGTTTCGACGAAGCGGGCGTAG
- the ltrA gene encoding group II intron reverse transcriptase/maturase — protein MMYDHEKSDPAIVAVKPTNKAGQPAVELVEPRAGAEGNVRQQSTGRAQYRGTVSQALERIRQAARQRKKEKFTALFHHVSIDHLAEAFSELKGNAAAGVDGLTCRDYEQHLERNLEDLHARVHRGAYRALPSRRVYIPKPDGRQRPIAVAALEDKIVQRATAAVLSAIYEEDFLGFSYGFRPGRSTHDAMDALMVGITSTKVNWILDADIRSFFDTVSQEWLIRFVEHRVGDRRIIRLIQKWLKAGVLEDGIVTVSDKGTGQGSVISPLLANLYLHYVFDLWAERWRRREAAGNMIIVRYADDLIVGFEHETDARRFLDEMRKRLQEFALSLHSEKTRLIEFGRFAVENRKRCGLGKPETFTFLGFTFICSKTRRGKFQIKRKSRRDRMQAKLQAIKQELRRSMHQPIPQQGRWLQQVVTGYFNYHAVPTNSSSLSAFLFHVTNLWRRTLQWRSQKDGMTWERIKRLADHWLPKPRILHPWPESRFAVRHPRWEPYARIGPVRICAGGAR, from the coding sequence ATGATGTACGATCATGAGAAGTCTGACCCCGCCATAGTAGCTGTGAAGCCAACGAACAAAGCCGGGCAACCGGCTGTGGAGTTGGTGGAGCCAAGGGCGGGGGCCGAGGGGAATGTGCGTCAGCAAAGCACGGGCCGGGCACAGTACCGGGGAACCGTGTCACAGGCGCTGGAGCGCATACGGCAAGCCGCAAGGCAAAGGAAGAAGGAGAAGTTCACCGCGCTCTTCCATCACGTCAGTATTGACCATCTCGCAGAGGCATTCTCTGAACTCAAGGGGAATGCTGCAGCTGGAGTGGATGGGCTGACATGTCGGGATTACGAGCAGCACCTTGAGCGCAATCTTGAGGACCTGCATGCTCGCGTCCATCGGGGAGCGTATCGGGCACTACCGTCGCGGCGGGTTTACATACCCAAACCGGATGGTCGGCAACGCCCGATCGCGGTCGCCGCCCTTGAGGACAAGATCGTCCAGAGGGCTACGGCTGCGGTGCTGAGCGCGATCTACGAGGAAGATTTCCTCGGGTTCTCGTATGGGTTCCGGCCCGGACGCAGCACGCACGATGCGATGGATGCGCTCATGGTCGGGATCACCAGCACAAAGGTGAACTGGATACTGGACGCCGACATCCGCTCGTTCTTCGACACGGTGAGCCAGGAATGGCTCATCAGGTTTGTGGAACATCGCGTCGGCGACCGACGTATCATCCGCCTGATCCAGAAATGGCTCAAGGCAGGCGTCCTGGAAGACGGAATCGTGACGGTCAGTGACAAGGGGACCGGGCAGGGATCGGTGATCTCACCGCTTCTGGCCAATCTCTACTTACACTACGTTTTCGATCTCTGGGCCGAGCGCTGGCGACGGCGTGAGGCAGCGGGCAATATGATCATCGTGCGCTACGCCGACGACCTCATTGTTGGCTTCGAGCACGAGACCGACGCCCGTCGCTTCCTCGACGAGATGCGTAAGCGGTTACAGGAGTTTGCACTGTCGCTTCATTCGGAGAAGACCCGGCTGATCGAGTTTGGACGCTTCGCGGTGGAAAACCGCAAGCGGTGCGGGCTCGGTAAACCGGAGACCTTCACCTTCCTGGGCTTCACCTTTATCTGCAGCAAGACTCGTCGGGGTAAATTCCAAATCAAACGAAAGTCCCGGCGCGATCGCATGCAGGCAAAGTTGCAAGCCATCAAACAGGAACTGCGACGGAGCATGCATCAGCCGATTCCCCAGCAGGGAAGATGGTTGCAGCAGGTCGTCACCGGTTACTTCAACTACCACGCGGTGCCGACAAACAGTTCGTCACTGTCCGCGTTCCTATTCCACGTTACCAATCTCTGGCGGCGAACGCTGCAGTGGCGGAGCCAAAAAGATGGGATGACCTGGGAGCGGATCAAGCGGTTGGCCGACCACTGGCTCCCGAAACCGCGAATCCTTCATCCGTGGCCAGAGAGTCGCTTCGCCGTCAGACACCCAAGGTGGGAGCCGTATGCCCGAATTGGGCCCGTACGGATCTGTGCGGGGGGCGCGAGGTAA
- a CDS encoding SDR family NAD(P)-dependent oxidoreductase, with protein sequence MDLKGAVALVTGGNGGLGQRICHALAREGAHVAVMYARSRDQAEGVARELTSRYQVNARAFACDITDDAAVDRLIGEITQAFGRLDILINDAAYNVSIPFGDLDNLTVEVWEKIMATNLTGPMRLTKAVAPVMKAQGRGRIVNIASVAGLSPTGSSIAYAVSKAGLIHLTRCMAVALAPETLVNCVAPGLLDGTRATANLRPEQVERSASSSLLKKPADKDDCADMVVAMCRTETMTGQTVVIDAGRIFH encoded by the coding sequence ATGGATCTGAAAGGTGCAGTTGCACTGGTGACAGGCGGCAATGGCGGGCTGGGACAGCGCATCTGCCATGCGCTCGCGCGGGAGGGCGCCCATGTCGCTGTGATGTACGCGCGCAGCCGCGACCAGGCGGAAGGCGTAGCTCGCGAACTGACGTCGCGTTATCAAGTCAACGCCCGGGCTTTCGCCTGTGACATCACCGACGACGCGGCGGTAGATCGGTTAATCGGCGAGATAACCCAGGCCTTCGGCCGTCTCGATATTCTGATCAATGACGCCGCTTACAACGTTTCGATCCCCTTTGGCGATCTCGACAACCTGACGGTTGAGGTATGGGAAAAGATCATGGCCACCAACCTGACGGGGCCGATGCGCCTGACCAAGGCGGTAGCCCCTGTCATGAAGGCCCAGGGGCGAGGCCGCATCGTCAACATCGCTTCGGTCGCAGGGCTCAGCCCAACCGGCTCTTCCATCGCCTATGCCGTGTCGAAGGCGGGGCTCATTCATCTGACCCGCTGCATGGCGGTGGCACTGGCGCCCGAGACGCTCGTCAACTGCGTGGCGCCGGGCCTGCTGGACGGCACCCGCGCGACAGCCAATCTCCGGCCCGAGCAGGTTGAACGCTCCGCGTCGAGCTCGCTGCTGAAGAAGCCCGCCGACAAGGACGACTGCGCCGACATGGTGGTCGCCATGTGCCGCACCGAGACCATGACCGGCCAGACGGTCGTCATCGACGCGGGGCGCATTTTTCATTGA
- a CDS encoding adenosine deaminase codes for MIETLITRLPKCELHIHIEGSLEPELMFALARRNGISLPYASVEALRRAYRFSKLQDFLDIYYQGMSVLITEQDFYDLAWAYLERARADNLVHVEMFFDPQGHTSRGVAFSTVINGLHRAIVDAEKTLGIRASLIMCFLRHLDEADAEKTLDAALPFRDRIVGVGLDSSEAGHPPSKFKRVFNRAREAGFFLSAHAGEEGPPEYIWEALDVLGVARIDHGIRSMEDQVLVGRLARDKTALTVCPLSNLRLKVVDDLAKHPLRRMLDKGLMVTVNSDDPAYFGGYVNQNLRAVSDALGLGRDEIVAIVRNGIEASLMTADEKSKAFAEIERVVDEVNL; via the coding sequence ATGATTGAAACCCTGATCACGCGTTTGCCCAAATGCGAACTGCACATTCACATCGAGGGCAGCCTCGAGCCGGAACTGATGTTTGCGCTGGCGCGCCGCAACGGCATTTCGCTGCCCTATGCGTCGGTCGAGGCGCTGCGCCGGGCCTACCGGTTTTCGAAGCTGCAGGATTTCCTCGACATCTATTATCAGGGCATGTCCGTGTTGATCACGGAGCAGGATTTCTACGATCTGGCCTGGGCCTATCTGGAGCGGGCGCGCGCCGACAATCTCGTGCATGTCGAAATGTTCTTCGATCCGCAGGGCCACACCTCCAGGGGCGTTGCCTTCTCCACCGTGATCAATGGTCTGCATCGCGCCATCGTCGATGCCGAGAAAACGCTGGGCATCCGCGCCAGCCTGATCATGTGCTTCCTGCGCCACCTCGACGAGGCCGATGCGGAGAAGACGCTGGATGCCGCGTTGCCGTTCAGGGATCGCATCGTCGGCGTCGGCCTCGATTCGTCGGAAGCCGGACATCCGCCGAGCAAGTTCAAGCGCGTCTTCAACCGCGCCCGCGAGGCCGGTTTCTTCCTGTCGGCGCACGCCGGCGAGGAGGGGCCGCCGGAGTACATCTGGGAAGCGCTCGACGTGCTCGGCGTCGCCCGCATCGATCACGGCATCCGCTCGATGGAAGACCAGGTGCTGGTCGGAAGGCTGGCGCGGGACAAGACCGCGCTGACCGTGTGCCCGCTGTCCAATTTACGATTGAAGGTGGTCGACGACCTCGCCAAACACCCGCTGCGGCGGATGCTGGACAAGGGATTGATGGTGACCGTCAACTCCGACGACCCGGCCTATTTCGGCGGTTACGTGAACCAGAATCTCCGCGCGGTGTCGGACGCGTTGGGACTCGGTCGCGACGAGATCGTCGCGATCGTTCGCAACGGAATTGAGGCGTCGCTGATGACGGCGGACGAGAAGAGCAAGGCGTTTGCGGAGATCGAGCGGGTGGTAGATGAGGTGAACCTCTAG
- a CDS encoding LysR substrate-binding domain-containing protein has protein sequence MELRHLRYFIAVAEEGHITRAAERLGMQQPPLSQRIKAIERELDVQLFRRKARGVELTEAGRVFLDHARAMLAQNERAIESTRRTARGEQGRLCVGVTPTGPFHPFVPRVVRAFREAFPLVSLTLEECLSPELLKRLRNEQMDAAFLRTPMAEPEHLVIAPLIEEPMVVALPNAHVLAQNDGAALSLKDLAGETFIVYARQHGPGLFDATTAACLKAGFSPRLGQEAPRITSALSLVAAGLGISVVPASMQRMAMDGVAYRRLKGAAQPKAVLTLASRRGDPSAVVRNFLSLVRRTAKNFHADSEKAA, from the coding sequence ATGGAGTTGAGACATCTCCGGTATTTCATCGCCGTCGCAGAGGAGGGACACATCACGCGAGCCGCCGAGCGGCTCGGCATGCAGCAGCCGCCGCTCAGCCAACGGATCAAGGCGATCGAGCGCGAACTTGACGTTCAGCTCTTTCGCCGCAAGGCGCGCGGTGTCGAGTTGACCGAAGCCGGCCGCGTCTTCCTGGACCATGCGCGCGCGATGCTCGCGCAAAACGAGCGAGCCATCGAATCAACACGGCGCACGGCGCGAGGCGAGCAGGGCCGGCTTTGCGTGGGCGTTACGCCCACCGGTCCATTTCATCCGTTCGTGCCGCGTGTCGTCCGCGCGTTCCGGGAGGCCTTCCCGCTGGTGAGCCTGACATTGGAGGAGTGCCTCAGCCCGGAACTCCTCAAACGGCTCCGAAACGAGCAGATGGACGCAGCCTTTCTACGAACGCCCATGGCCGAGCCGGAGCACCTTGTCATCGCCCCCTTGATCGAGGAACCGATGGTGGTGGCCTTGCCCAACGCTCATGTGCTGGCCCAGAACGACGGCGCGGCATTGTCATTGAAAGACCTCGCCGGCGAAACCTTCATCGTCTATGCGCGCCAACATGGGCCGGGACTGTTTGATGCGACCACTGCGGCATGCCTCAAGGCAGGCTTCAGCCCACGCCTCGGCCAGGAAGCGCCTCGCATCACATCGGCGCTGAGTCTCGTCGCTGCCGGACTTGGCATTTCTGTCGTGCCGGCTTCGATGCAGCGAATGGCGATGGATGGTGTAGCTTACCGTCGGCTCAAGGGCGCCGCGCAACCGAAGGCCGTTCTGACTCTCGCATCGCGCCGCGGCGACCCCTCAGCGGTGGTTCGTAACTTCTTGAGCCTGGTCAGGCGAACTGCGAAAAACTTTCACGCCGATTCAGAAAAAGCGGCATAG